One genomic segment of Chloroflexota bacterium includes these proteins:
- a CDS encoding YigZ family protein, translating into MATPNRYPIPAGRTRVEEVIRRSRFITTADYTPTVEAAQQFIQEIRSEFADASHNCWAYLVGPPGSTAHVGMSDDGEPSGTAGRPMLAVLQGSGVGDITVVVTRYFGGTKLGTGGLVRAYAGGVKAVLEALPLTEKVERSTVRIEIPYVLFEPLQRVLPEYEAEITDQQFAEAVTLEIRLPVEHVERFTARVQDMSRGRATYVVGT; encoded by the coding sequence ATGGCAACCCCCAACCGCTACCCGATCCCCGCCGGGCGCACCCGGGTGGAGGAGGTGATCCGCCGCTCCCGCTTCATCACCACAGCCGACTACACGCCCACCGTGGAGGCCGCCCAGCAATTCATCCAGGAGATCCGATCGGAGTTCGCCGACGCGAGCCACAACTGCTGGGCGTACCTGGTGGGCCCGCCGGGAAGCACCGCCCACGTCGGCATGAGCGACGACGGGGAGCCCTCGGGTACGGCGGGTCGCCCCATGCTGGCCGTGCTCCAGGGCAGCGGCGTGGGGGACATCACGGTGGTCGTCACCCGCTACTTCGGCGGCACCAAGCTGGGCACGGGAGGGCTGGTGCGAGCGTACGCCGGCGGCGTGAAGGCCGTGCTGGAGGCGCTGCCCCTGACCGAGAAGGTGGAACGATCCACCGTGCGGATCGAGATCCCATACGTGCTCTTCGAGCCGTTGCAGCGCGTCCTGCCCGAATACGAGGCCGAGATCACGGACCAACAGTTCGCCGAGGCGGTGACGCTGGAGATCCGGCTTCCCGTGGAGCACGTCGAGCGTTTCACCGCTCGGGTGCAGGATATGTCCCGCGGCCGGGCGACATACGTCGTGGGGACGTGA
- a CDS encoding PrsW family intramembrane metalloprotease, which translates to MIVGVALSIVAAAVPTALYTWLVWWCDRYEREPLRLLAAAFLWGAVPAILLSLIVELVLHVPLSALRSDIARNVISSGIIAPLVEEPVKALALLGLFLWARQEFDGVLDGIVYGALVGFGFAMTENVFYFVSVLQEKGWGVWVLVVFLRSVVFGFNHAFFTSIVGIGLGVARTTRRRWARWTIPVLALMGAIGFHFVHNVGAALAELNCLSVGVSLLADWGGVWIVVAIIVLARRQERRWIWEYLADEGIPESDRRAAVSARGWGRIPASARRRDPERAPTSREYYQLLAELALRKHRLARLGDEPGLQQEIVQLRSRIWEMRNARADAM; encoded by the coding sequence ATGATCGTCGGGGTGGCGCTCTCGATCGTGGCCGCGGCGGTGCCCACCGCCCTATACACGTGGCTCGTCTGGTGGTGTGATCGGTACGAGCGGGAGCCGTTGCGCCTGCTGGCGGCCGCGTTCCTGTGGGGGGCCGTCCCTGCCATCCTGCTCTCCCTGATCGTCGAGCTGGTCCTGCATGTGCCGTTGAGCGCGCTGCGCTCCGATATCGCGCGGAACGTCATATCCTCCGGCATCATCGCCCCGCTGGTCGAGGAGCCCGTGAAGGCCCTGGCCTTGCTGGGCTTGTTCCTGTGGGCGCGCCAGGAGTTCGACGGCGTGCTGGACGGCATCGTGTATGGCGCCCTGGTGGGGTTCGGCTTCGCCATGACGGAGAACGTGTTCTACTTCGTCTCCGTCCTCCAGGAGAAGGGCTGGGGCGTGTGGGTGCTGGTGGTGTTCCTGCGATCGGTGGTCTTCGGCTTCAATCACGCCTTCTTCACCAGCATCGTGGGGATCGGCCTGGGCGTGGCCCGGACAACGCGGCGTCGATGGGCTCGCTGGACGATCCCGGTGCTCGCCTTGATGGGGGCCATCGGCTTCCATTTCGTGCACAATGTGGGGGCGGCGTTGGCGGAGCTGAACTGCCTCAGCGTGGGGGTCAGCCTTCTCGCCGATTGGGGAGGGGTTTGGATCGTCGTGGCCATCATCGTGCTGGCGCGGCGGCAGGAGCGGCGGTGGATCTGGGAGTATCTGGCTGATGAGGGGATCCCAGAGTCCGATCGGCGGGCTGCGGTTTCCGCCCGAGGGTGGGGACGTATCCCTGCCTCGGCGCGCAGGCGGGACCCCGAGCGTGCGCCCACCTCGCGAGAGTATTACCAGCTGTTGGCGGAGTTGGCCCTTCGGAAGCACCGGCTGGCGCGCCTGGGCGATGAGCCTGGCTTGCAGCAGGAGATCGTGCAGCTGCGATCACGGATATGGGAGATGCGGAACGCCCGGGCCGACGCCATGTAG
- a CDS encoding D-glycerate dehydrogenase has product MAKPKVYVTRLIPEEGLNMVLEACDAEVWEGELPPPREVLLEKVKGKDGLLCLLTDKVDAELMDTAGTLKVISNYAVGYDNIDVKAATERGIPVGNTPGVLTDTTADFAFTLLMAVARRVVEGVDYVRAGKWKTWGPRLLLGQDVHGATLGIIGFGRIGQAMARRAKGFDMKVLYYDIYRREDLEESMGVQYADMDTLLRESDFVTIHTNLNESTYHLLDREAFAKMKPTAILINTARGPIVDPEALAEALEQGKIAGAGLDVTEPEPINMDSPLLKFPNCVIVPHIASASVATRGLMARMAAENLLAGLRGERLPNCVNPEVYER; this is encoded by the coding sequence ATGGCGAAACCCAAGGTGTATGTGACGCGCTTGATCCCGGAGGAGGGCCTGAACATGGTCCTGGAGGCGTGCGACGCGGAGGTGTGGGAGGGCGAGTTGCCCCCGCCACGAGAGGTGTTGCTGGAGAAGGTCAAGGGCAAGGATGGGCTCCTCTGCCTTTTGACGGATAAGGTGGACGCGGAGCTGATGGACACAGCGGGCACGCTGAAGGTCATCAGCAACTACGCGGTGGGGTATGACAACATCGACGTGAAGGCGGCCACCGAGCGAGGGATCCCCGTGGGGAACACTCCAGGCGTCCTGACCGATACCACAGCCGACTTCGCGTTCACCCTGCTGATGGCGGTGGCCCGCCGCGTGGTGGAAGGCGTGGACTACGTGCGGGCGGGCAAGTGGAAGACATGGGGCCCGCGGCTGCTGTTGGGGCAGGATGTGCATGGCGCCACGCTGGGGATCATCGGCTTCGGGCGCATCGGCCAGGCGATGGCTCGCCGGGCCAAAGGGTTTGACATGAAGGTCCTCTACTACGACATCTATCGGCGCGAGGACTTGGAAGAGAGCATGGGCGTGCAGTATGCGGATATGGACACGCTGCTCCGGGAGTCCGATTTCGTCACGATCCACACGAACCTGAACGAGAGCACGTATCATCTGCTCGATCGGGAGGCCTTCGCGAAGATGAAGCCGACGGCCATCCTGATCAACACGGCGCGCGGCCCCATCGTGGACCCGGAGGCGCTGGCGGAGGCGCTGGAGCAGGGGAAGATCGCCGGGGCGGGGCTGGACGTGACGGAGCCGGAGCCCATCAACATGGATAGCCCGCTGTTGAAGTTCCCCAATTGCGTCATCGTGCCGCACATCGCCTCGGCCAGCGTGGCCACGCGCGGGCTGATGGCGCGCATGGCGGCGGAGAATCTGCTGGCGGGTTTGCGTGGCGAGCGGCTGCCCAATTGCGTCAATCCGGAAGTGTACGAGCGATAG